ATTGACATTATTTCTTAAAGGAATGGCATTCTTAAAGGAATATTCCATTTACATCAGATTTATCTGGAGACATTTGTTAAAATGAAATTCCTGGGCCCATTTTCTGACCCACTAAATAAACCTCTGAGCGGGACCTGCcatggaatctgcattttaattatGTGTCCCAGTTGCTTGGAACAGCCCTGGTTTATACATGCTGTCCTGGGGTAATTACTAGTAGAGCCACTTTCACTCTCAGAAGTATCCCAGATTGGACTGTACAGTACGTTTTATTTCCCTCTCTCACAGTTGACAGTGCAGAGCCCAGCAGGAAAAGTTTCCAGTGGGTAATGAGTCAAGACTTCCCATCTGTCTGGCAAGTGGAAAGGGCATGGGCTTCAGGGTCAGCTCAGCCACGTACAAACTGACTTCAGTGAATgcttcccctccctcagcccatTTCCTTGCCTGCATTTTTGGGGGTAATAGTGCCTTGCCTCACAGGGTGGCTGGGGGCCTGGATGGGAGGAGTGTGTCAAGGGCCCAGTCGAGGCTGCCACCCAGGGCTGCACGATACAGATCAGTACTGGCCTCTCCATCTCACTTCCATGCTCTCTGAGCTGAACTCCGAAGGCCCCATCACCAGGGCTCCATTTGCGAAGGCGGCACCAGACAGGCTGTGGGAACGAGCTTCACAGCTTTTGTCAAAGTGGCATAATAAAGCCCCCAAGTGTCTGCTCTTTGCAAACTGGGATGGCAGATCAATTGTGGCATAAACAAAATAGCAGGCTTGGTGCAAACCCAGGGACAGATCACGCCTCTGCAGGGTGTGattgagggggaggaggagattCTCAGGGTGGCTGGGTTTGCCTTTTCTCTGGCTGAAGCTTTGAGGCCCCTCTCCAGAGCAGCTTGGCTCCCCACAAATTGCAAGAGCTTGGGAGACTGCTCCTCTACTCTGAGAGGCAACTGGCTAGGCAGTGGCACAAGTATAGGCCCCAGTGCCCTCAGCAGGAAGCCTGTCCCAGGGTCTCAGCACCCCCCAGAGCTCTGAACCTGCTGACCCTGATGCGGAAGAAGGATGGATCATCCTCCACCCCTaccttgtctcccaggctgagctGAGTATGCTCTGTAGGAAAGCGAAGGGCAGTAAAGCAGGCACAGAGAGACCTCAGGAACAGGACGGTAAGGACGCTTTCACTGGTTGCCCCCTGCGCTGTCGGAGACCCTTCTGACCCGCCTGTCCCTTCATTCTGGGCAGATGGTGCTACACAGCCAGTCTAGTATTTAGCATCATTTGGGGCCTGCAGCACTCCCTGGTTAAGTTGTTATGCCTAATGCAAGCTGAACCAGGGCAATAAGAAGACCCCAGGACAAGTTCTGGCCCAGACTCTATGTGCCCAGTCCCAGAGGTGAGCCTGCTGGCAGCAAAGCGGGCAGGATCTGTGCAAAACTGCTAAGAAACCCAGTGAGGGGCCTCTAGGAAGGCAGCCCAGAGACTGTGAGGACAGGAACTGCATCTGTCTGGTTTTCCACCATATTCCTGAGCCTTGCATGATACTGCCAATCTGATGCTGTCCACAGTAAACGTTTGCTGAAGGAATGAATAGGTGGATGTTGGTCTTACCAGCTTCATGTCTGGTGTTGGTTGCCTTGCTGAGGCCCTCGGATAAAGCCACACCCCTGTGAGGAGGGAGCATGAGGCCGGTCACATTCTAGGTTTGGTCATCCAGGAAAAAGGCAGATCCTCAACTGGAAACCCAAACTCCAATAGATGGCCTTGGGCAGAAGCCAGGAGTCCAGACATGGAAGAATTTGGAGGAGTCAGAAGAGGCCCCCAGAGAGTGGAGGAGATGGCCTTGGCCTCACGAAAGTAGGTCAGGCAGGGCAGGCCTGTGGGGGGCCTCAACAGGCCAATGAGTACCCCAGCTGTGGTCAGCCAGGCAGACTGTCACCCAGAAGCAGCAGTCTCCTCTGCACCTCATTCCTCGTGCTGTCCCCAAGCCCTGGGTCAAGTCTTACGTAAATAGCCCAGCTTGTCTGAGCTGTGCCACGGGAAGGTTATGAGTCTACCTTGGCAAACTCTTTAGGGGATAGGCCATGGCCCCTCTCCCCTGTGAAGGGGACAGCAATGATCAGTGGAAAGGGGGCCAGAGAGGACAGAGAACTCTTAAGGATGGGAGTCACAACTCTGAGCAGCAGCCACTCTCCCATGAAGATGCTCCCCTGGCTGTGGCCCTGGAGGACTGCAATTTGGTTTCTTAAGAAAAATGGCGCTTCCTTGGTGCCCTCAGAATACAATCTAATGTGGTGGAAAGAGCATGAACTTTAGATGCTAGCACACCTGGGTTTCAGTCTCGGCTCCACCATTTCCAAGCTGTGGGGACTTCGCAACTGCTTTTCACCCTTTAACCTgcagtttctgcatctgttgaatgGAGCTGTTCTCCCCCACAGGTTGTCATGATGACATGCGATGATGCAGGCAGTGCCAGCACTGTTAGGTGGTGGCTTTCACCacagtgaagagaaaatccagGTGGAACCAGTCTATTAAATGGGCCGACACTGGAAATGGCTTTGTCTCATCTATTGTCTTTAAGAACTCCCTTTTAGATTCCTTAACATCTTGGGTAGATGCTAGAGTTTTCCAAATAGTtagtttttatgtctttttgtgttttggggtttttgtttgtttgtttgtttttgagacggagtttcgctctgtcacccaggctggagggcagtggcgtgatcttggctcactgcaacctctgcctcctggattcaagcgattctcctgcctcagcctcccaagtagctgggattacaagtgcactccaccatgcccggctaatttttgtatttttagtagagacggagtttcgccaagttgcccaggctggtctcgaactcctggcctcaagtgatccgcccacctttgcctcccaaagtgctggggattacaggcgtgagccaccaggctcagccagtttctttgtttcttttctttcttttttttttttgaggaagtctcgctctgttgcccaggctggagtgcagtggcacaatctcggctcactgcaagctccgcctcctgggttcacgccattctcctgcctcagcctcccgagtagctgggactacaggcacccgccaccacacctaattttttttttttttttgtatttttagtagagacagggtttttccatattggttaggctggtctcaaactcccgacctcaagtgacctgcccacctcggcctcccaaagtgctgggattacaggcatgagccaccacgcccggcctcttttgttgttgttgttgttgttaagtacCAGTTTTAAGATTGAGACTCGTTCTCAGATGTTTAATCAAATCTTCAAATTCACTTCTAATCAGAGCTTAGCCTCCCCCTCTAGCTCTGGGCTGACACATGGCTCAGGGGACCCACAGTGGATGGGGCATGAGGGTGATCTTACATCACTGGAGCCACTATCATTCCTTCTTAACTTTTGCTGGTGGGGCTGCAAGGCTCCCTGTTAGAACAGGCATATGTGCTTTCATGGCACCTATTTATGGGTCCTTGGGAGCCCTGCACAGGAACCACTCCCTGCCCCATTCCCTGAGTGGGCACTGCCCTCTCCATCCTTCCTCCTGTGATTCCCTCTCATGCTGTCCCCAGCCCTCCGCCCCTCAGCCTCTTCTTCCTAGGGCCCCCTTGCTCCAGCAGGCAGCCCTCTTGAGCAGTCTCTTCAGATCTCTTCCTTTCAGTATCCACTTGTCACCCTCTGGTGACCCATGTCACCCTCATCTCCTGATGCAGCAAGCCCTCGAAGTACAGATGGCTCCCGTGACTGTCCTCTTCCTCCCCTGCCTGTGGGGGCTGCCCCAGTCAGCCTCCCACCCAGAGAACTCTCCAGCACAGCTCTGGACCCCAAGGGACAATGCTGGGTTCTCCCAGAACCCTCACCATGCTCCACTGTGGGTGGGCCTGTGAGCGGCTGTGCCCAGCCAGCTAGGAAGTGAGCTGCCAGGCTCTTCTCTTGCTGACACTCCATAAGTCCTCTTGACCTTCCCTGCTCCAACCATCCGCTGGCCTGGGGGTGAGTGAAAGAATCCACAGCACTCTCCACTGCCACAATAACTCCCCACAACAACTTCCCAACTGATGGAAGATCCCATCAATCCCCAGCCTTTCCGTACAgcctggaggtgggggtgtgaGGGGTTGCTAGCCCCAGACCTGTTTTGCTGTTTTATTAAGTCCAGCATGGATGTGTCTGGAACTTCTCTTTAGAATGGGGAGAAATGTACACATACTGTTCTCAGCTTTGAGGCTTTAGCTGAAAAATCCAATTCAACATTTTCTTAGTTAGACAAAGTATTGGTTTTCCAGGCCCAGGATTTTCAATTACCTTAGGAATTTAACAGAGTTATCCTTCTATAAGAGACTTCGTCTTCCCTCAGTGAGTAGACGCAGTGTTCTGTGTACTGGTCTATGCACCAGGCTTGAAGCCAGGACAAAGAGGTGGGAGTCTGTCCCCAACATGCAGGTCACAGCCCCTCAGCCCCTACTCCCTCACCTATACAGTGAGGGGTATGTCAGAATTGGGTATCTGAGAGTTCTAACAGtctagaaattgaaaaatttttttctcactgagtacaaaaaaactcacaaaacatacaattttacaaattattataCAGCTAACACACATGTGACTACCACCCAGGTCAACAGAAACATTTCTAGCACCCCAGAGGTCCCCTATGTCCCCTCTCAGCTACTACCCCCTGCCATGCTCTAGAGGAAATCCCAATTCTGACTTTTATCAAAATTACTTCCTTGCTTTCCCTTATAATTTTACCAACCATGCATGCATCCCTAAAAAAGGCTGTAGTTTGGcctgattttgaattttatattaatgGAATAATGCAGAATGTATTATTTTGTGTCCAGCttattttgttccacattctttttgtgAGATTTATCCGTGTTGTTGCAAGTAATTATGGTTCATGCTTTTTAATTGCtgtatagttttcctttttatgaATAGACAATCATTTAGTTGCATTTAGTTGTGTTGTTAGACATTTAGGTTACTGgtctaaaatgttttataaatatacacatatactccAACTCCACTTATAGCCATGTAAATTCAGAGTTGATTTCTTTATAAACTCAAGAACTTGAGTGTGGCTTTAAAATGTAGCAAAATCCCTCTATCAAGTTCTTGGTTACACAgctattttggtttttttcactttctgtaaATCTAGGGACATAATCCATCTTCCTCAACGTGGGTAACATCATAAGATTTTCCTCTAACCTGAGTCATTAAGCGTAAGATAAACACCACACTCAAGCAACTGGGCATTTCCTTCAGAGAGTCTAGAGAATGATTGTTAGCACATAGGCTTAAGGAATGTACTCTGAAAGTATtacaagaaatattttctatagtCTGTTTAGGAAACTAGTAAGCCACATAAGACAAACTCTTCTCCACTTTCCCAGGGCTGGCCCCACCCCACTGGCAGGGCACAGGGAGCCCTTCTGCCATAGGCACAAATTAAACAGGTATGCCCCTGATCGCTGCCAGAGTTGCTGAACGGTATCATGGTGCTGCTCAGACAAATGGTCCATTTTTTCAGCTCAGACTCCAAGCAGTAAGTGAATCTTTCCACCAAGAGATGAAACCCCCTCCCATAACCAGAGTCAGGCAACCACAGGTCCCACAGACCACAGCCAGCACTGGGCAGGGAGCTCAGTCGAGAGGCAGAGCTGCCACTCTGCACTGCCCTGGATGGCATGGGCGAGCACACCGGCAGGCAGCCACACCTCCTGCAGAAATCAATTGATAAAGACACCCTTAAAGCCTGTGCTTTGAACAAGTGGTAAATTAACAACAATAAGGGCCTGAAGCAATACGCAGTTGTGTAGACCTCCCAGAACAAAGCAATTTTAGATATACCAGCAGCACAGGACCCAGCTGGGCCAGAGCCTTTCTTTGGTCACAAGTGTGAGCAAGGACGATTGATGGTGATCCTTGGTTGAGAAGGAGCCGGCACCCAATGGCAGAGCCATGCTCAGTCTCTGAAGGGTGTGGATGGACTACTCTCAAACAATCCTTTTGTCAGCCTCACAAAGCTCTTTTCAGAGACCATTAACTCTAGCTACCTGGTTACACTCTACCTGGTCCCAGAGTGAACAATCCCAATTAAGGCAAAGCCCTATGGAATGCTTCCCTAACAAGGCTGTCTGCCCAGGTGTACTACGGGTTACATTTAAAAACCAGGCTTTTGGAGAAAGACTTATAGCCAACAGTTGTTCAGCTCGGATTCATTCACAATTCCAAATAACTTGAGGAAAGAAGAGGAGCTGCAGTTGACTTTTGAGCATTGACACTTAATTTTGGGGTCCTTTAGTTAGTAGGCAGAGTtggtaaactgatttttttttaataacagggAGGGACCGAAAATCTATGGCACACTTAGTTTTCCTAACTAAATTGGGCACATAGGACAACTCTTTAAAAACTGCCCTTTAAACAGAAAAGTCTGCTATTCTAGTATGTAAGACTTTGGAGTCATCTGGGAATTGATTTGAAATGCACATTCTCTTGTCACCCCATACTCACACTGTAAGAACTAGGGAAGTGACGGACTACCCACTTGGCCTTAGGCCCAATTCCAGAGGCATGAAATGTTGGCAGACTAAGAAAATATGGCCCTTTCTCTGCCGctagaaaaaataacaaagaattcactggacatggtggcatacacctgcagCCCtatcacttgggaggctgaggtgggaggatcacttgagcccaggagtttaaggctgcagtgagctatgattgtaccactgcatccagcctgggtgacaaagaaccTGTCCCCCCAAAAAGGAAATATGATCCTTTGACCAAAGGCCTTTTCGAAGTGCCTGTAAAGTGAAAATTAGTCACAGCACTAAGATTACTTGGCTTTTTTCACCATTCTCAAGTAGGCAGTGGAATTTCCAAGTAACAAGACTGGTATAAAAAGTGCACAAGTACATAAGAAGCTAGATATCTTTGAAGAGATCTATGTTGGTTTTGATTTCTaatgtaaatatttgtaattCACCCAACAAAACTCATCTAGACTAGCATATTAATGTATTTATGAACTAAAATAAAgatgacagtttttaaaaaacaatttggagGAGTGGGAGAACAGGTGTCCCTTGTTGGCTTTGTGGGTAGCTCAGTGGTTTGCACCTGTGCAGCagtggtttctgttttttgtgtCATGATGGGTCCTTCCTAGTGACTACCTGCCCCACCCACTTGGGTTTATAGGTCCCCAAGATGAAGGGCCATGTCTCCTCCATCAGTTTAGAGGCTGCCAAGATCAGGAACCCTAAGTGCCACCAAGGGAGAGAAATGACTAAGTGCTGTTTTTCCTCCACCTGAGTGGTGCCACTCGAGATAGGAGCCGCGCAAGCACCTGCatgcccccgcccccgcccccgcacCCCTCCCCCCCGCCCGGCCCAGTGAGGACCACCTGCGCGGCCAGGACCGCGCTGACCCTGCCCTGTCTCCACAGGTTTCGGCATGACCACCCCCGCGACGGTGGGCGGGAAGGCCTTCCTCATCGCCTACGGGCTGTTCGGCTGCGCCGGGACCATCCTGTTCTTCAACCTCTTCCTGGAGCGCATCATCTCGCTGCTGGCCTTCATCATGCGCGCCTGCCGGGAGCGCCAGCTGCGCCGCAGCGGCCTGCTGCCAGCCACCTTCCGCCGCGGCTCCGCGCTCTCGGAGGCCGACAGCCTGGCGGGCTGGAAGCCCTCGGTGTACCACGTGCTGCTCATCCTGGGCCTGTTCGCCGTGCTGCTGTCGTGCTGCGCCTCGGCCATGTACACCAGCGTGGAGGGCTGGGACTACGTGGACTCGCTCTACTTCTGCTTCGTCACCTTCAGCACCATCGGCTTCGGGGACCTGGTGAGCAGCCAGCACGCCGCCTACCGGAACCAGGGGCTCTACCGCCTGGGCAACTTCCTCTTCATCCTGCTCGGCGTGTGCTGCATTTACTCGCTCTTCAACGTCATCTCCATCCTCATCAAGCAGGTGCTCAACTGGATGCTGCGCAAGCTGAGCTGCCGCTGCTGCGCGCGCTGCTGCCCGGCGCCCGGCGCGCCCCTGGCCCGGCGCAATGCCATCACCCCGGGCTCCCGGCTGCGCCGCCGCTTGGCCGCGCTCGGCGCCGACCCCGCGGCCCGCGACAGCGACGCCGAGGGCCGCCGCCTCTCGGGCGAGCTCATCTCCATGCGCGATCTCACGGCCTCCAACAAGGTGTCGCTGGCGCTGCTGCAGAAGCAGCTGTCGGAGACGGCCAACGGCTACCCGCGCAGCGTGTGCGTCAACACGCGCCAGAACGGCTTCTCCGGCGGCGTGGGCGCGCTGGGCATCATGAACAACCGGCTGGCCGAGACCAGCGCCTCCAGGTAGACCGCCCGTCCGCCCGCGCCGGGGACCCTCTCTAGGCCGCGGGGCCGCCGGGCGTGGTTTGCTTCTCTTCTCTCAGTCACTGCTGGCGCTTTCTTAATCTTTAtccaataaaatgaaacaaaaaaaatttttttaaagaaatactatTTGGCCAGGCCTGATGTTATCAAGGGCAGGTTTTGGGGACGCCTGTGTTCCTTGTGAGTCCCCTCTTGGAGAACCGTGGCCCGCAGCAGATTCTCCTTCAGGGAGAGAAAACGTGGccccccaggcccccacccagGGCATACCGCAGCGAGGAGGGTTTTGCAGACTGGCACTAAACCCCGTCCCCAGGCACAGAAGCAGCCGGCAACCCCAAAGCATATGGTGCAACTTTTCGTGGCTCTGAATTACCTCCTCAGCATTTAGAATCCTGGCCCAGCCTAGCAGCTTCCTTCTGGTCGTCAGAAGTGATATAGTCACAGTTTTGACAGGTGGGGGTAGGGACAGCCATATGTTGCCTCCCGATGTATATATATAGAACAGCCACTACACACAGATAATGGTGTAGTATTATGCAATGAGATGAAACATAGCACCAACTTGCGGACTGTGGCATTTCCCCCAGATTTGGAAATTGCAGTGGTGAGGGGCTTAGCTGGCCTTTCTCAGCTCAGAGTTAGTCCATTTAGCACAGAGCACAGGGCAGCTACTTCTAATGGTGGGCGGTCCTGGACACCTGTGAGGAGGGGAGCGCTGAGGCTGCAGGAGCCCTGCTGGGCTTTTAGCTGGCTGATCTCCAGGCTCGGATCGGCAGATCTTGAATCCCCCAACCGTCCTTTCTTTCACAAGCTCATCCACAGCAGTGCTTTTTAATATTAACCAGGAATATCTGAGTCTTCTCAGACAAGATATTTATTTGttggtgtggattttttttccttaactacTGTTGATCAGTTCAACTTTTCCCCCTTTAAGAGATCATGGGGTTGCCAGGCACAGCCCTCcagcttctcctcctcctgctctgaaGGAGGCAGCTCTGCCAGCTGCGTCCTTGGGAACCAGGGCCTGCAGCACCAGGAACCCAAAAGAAGCCATCTTGCAAATGTCAGGGTATTTGGCTCCAGAGGCCATGATGTGTTTGGGGTCAGGAAAGATAGAATCCCTTTCTAAATATTGTTTATCAAGAGGATTTGTCTTCTCCATGCACAGCCTATTGGAggcagaggaaggcaggagggagggagctggtgAAACTGGTGGATGGAAGTAATGTTAGGATTACAGTTTTGCTCTCAGGCTGAGGGACAGATTCTCCCAGAGTCCCTTCTGCAGCACAGGGGGTCCCTGACCTAGAGGAAGGCCAGATACCCAGGCTTCATTGAAAGGATGCTGGTCTGGGGGTGTAAACGAACACTCTCTCTGCccatttttctcatctatgatGAGGGCAAGGACGGGTGCCAGAGTTTATACAGGCATGGCGTGACCCACCAGTATGCACCGCTTCTGATAGGAAGTCTTAGAAAAGCACCGCCTCACCGCCTCCAGCTCGAGCCATGCTGTGAAATCTCTCTCCCTGGCAAATGTgcctggaacacacacacacacacaaacatgtacgCATGCGCTCACGCATCCAGCATTAGAGTCAAACTTGAATGTCAAACTCTTCTTTCCCCTTCTAGTTCATGGCAGGAAGGGAAAGCTTACCTGAGATCTCAATGACTCTCCAGCTATTTTGGGTAATTTCTGATTTGAGTTGGGATTGGTTTTTAAACACAGGCCCTAATCTGGGGTGAAGCCAGTGAAGCAGCGCTGGCCAGGAGAGAGGTCAGTCTTGCTAAATCCTGAAGGTGGGCTCCCATGAAAACCATGCTTTCAGGATTCACTGTGACTGTGAGGCCAGCCCAGTGAGTGCCCCCCATCTAAGCCATGGTTGCGGTCACAGCGAAGGGATTGCCCACTCAGGGGTGCACGCGTTCTCTAGGGCAGGGCCCTCTGACAGGACCTGGAAATAAAATCCACGTTTATCCCTTTAAAAAAGAGAACGATTAAAAGGCATCCAATTAGAGATGTTACCTAGGCAACGGGAAATAACTTGGGGATCAGAGCCAtccagagagggaagaagagatcCCCATGATAGAGGCATCTAGACAGTGAGGACTTGATCTGTGGGCAAAATAACAGCCTACCCACAGGAAGTGAGCCCCAGCAACAGTACAGCAGCCTAAAACCCAGGCATCAAGACTGTGTGAGCTAGACAGGCCTAAAGAAACCTCCAGGCAATCCCCCGCCCAGTGTGCAGGACTACACAGAATCCTGGTCTCCATGGGAGGAACCAGGACCCACCTCCAGAGAAGAAAAACTCGAAACGTTTCTTGGCAGTCTTCTCTGTTGGCGGTGCTTCCTAGACTCTATCCTAAGTTGCTTATGCTGCAGCCTCAGCTGTTTTTACTTGTTTTCCTATGCTTTGGTTTTGGAAAGAGGCAATTGGAGGCAGCTTGAGCAATCTTCTAAAGGAATCGTAAGCACGGTTTCAAGGGGCAGGAAAATGAGACCCTTCCTCTTCCCACCTCCCAACTTCCCAGAGAAACGCCAGTCCTCCAAGGTACAATGGCAGCTCAGGATCCAGTGGCACATGTGTATTTTTGCCTGTGTTcccctgtccccatcccccaATCCAGTCTCAGTCACACTGCCATGATACATCACACCATCATCCTTCATCTCAGGCCAAAGGGCTCAGCGCCCCAGATGCCAGGGGCTGCTTCCCTGAAGCAGGGATGTGGTTCTCCCATCATTTCAGGAACAGTGACATTGATAGGGATGCCTTTCTTTGGTGCAGGTTCTTCTGAACCTCAGGCCAAGAAAGAGCTCCATTCCCTCAGATGCTGTGGCCTCTCACTGTCTTGGGAGTCTCCAGTTTGCCCACCACTGGAAGCTCACTGTAGCCTACAACTTCCTCACGCTCCAGGAGTTGCTTCCTAACCTTAGGCCTGGACTTACCCATCATGCCGGTGCTGTGGGGCTCCCTTAAAGTTTGAATGAGCTCCAAGAGGCCCTCGCCATATGGCTGTGGCCAAAGAGAATCCAGAGTCTTGGCTAGCAGCCTTCTCAGAGCTGAGCAGAAAGGTAAAGAAGCCACCCTGGATGTCCTAGCTTGCTAAAGCCAGGTGGTCAGGCCTTTGTGTCCTCTGAATGAAGCAGTGCCTCCAGGCCTGAAGAAGGCATCAGAAGGCTTAGGCAATCTCAGGCTCTCATTTTGTGGAAAATACCAGACAGCCCTGGGCATTTGCACAGCatcatgcatatatgtatatatatatacacacacacacatacacaccagcCTTACAAAGAGCTACTAACCCTTTTCCCCAAGGAAAAGTCTCAGTCTGGGCCACTTTAAGAAGAAAGAGTTCCCATTTTTAACTCTCTAGAGATGTACCAGGGCCTGGAAAATCCCTCTCTGCCTTGGGGGAGTTTTATGTACAATTTGCATGTATTCAGGTTTCACACAGAAGCCAGCATCCAAACCCAAGCCAAACCCTGGAAAATAGCTGCTAAATTGACCCAGGATCCTCCGTCCTTCAGACAGGCCTCCCAGCAGACCCCCTCTTCCTGTGGGCGCTGGGGTGAGGGGTGACTGAGCCCTCATGGCCAAAGGAGAAGCTTCTGGGGAACTGAGGCAGACGGCAGCCCAGTCAGGCAGAGACCATAGGAGCAACGGGCCCTGTGGTTCGatcttactgtaactttttacattcttaaaaaacaaaaaagcacaattCCACATGCACACTGTCTGGAAAGcacagccagacagccagcctAGGGCACTTCTGAGTCCAGAAGAGGCGCTGGGGCTTTATCTGTTGCAGGGTTCTTGTGTTGTTGTATAATGTATTCATGGTAACTCTGAAGGCTCCTCACTTTGTagggtggagagggagggagggagggagggcctgCTGAGGCCATTCCTGACCCCCAGGGTGGGCTCATCAGCATGGACTTGGGGCCTGGACTCTTGCCCCTGGAGCAGCTCTGGCACTTTCAGGCACCCCAGAGCACAATTGCTACACCTTCCATGCTAGTCTCATGCATTGAGGATTTCTGCACTCGGACCTGGCCCCAgaccctcttccccttccccttcttccctaAGGAAGCTCCCCCTTGCTTTACAAATCATTTTTTATGCTATCTGTTCTCTCAGGAGGGGGCTAGAGCATGCGGGACAAGCTGCAGGGTTTCTTAAACAATACATCTATTTTTCTGAGCAGCATTCCAAGAGAGGACTTGAAGGGTGTTTAAATTAACGATGAATAAAATGCAGCCTGCCACCCCTCTGAGCTGTTTGCTTTCTGTCTGTCAGAGCCGCCTGTCTCCCCATCTTCCAGTTCACACCTCCTCTCAGGAGGGCCCGGGGGACTTCAGCTGTTAGGATGGGGCCCAGTGGCAGCATCACTGGGAAGTTGCTCTacaaaacaacaatgaaacaGAGCCCAGGGCACCAAGGGACCTCCTGGGcagcttggccaggctgggccAAGGCTGGGG
This genomic window from Pongo pygmaeus isolate AG05252 chromosome 12, NHGRI_mPonPyg2-v2.0_pri, whole genome shotgun sequence contains:
- the KCNK12 gene encoding potassium channel subfamily K member 12, translating into MSSRSPRPPPRRSRRRLPRPSCCCCCCRRSHLNEDTGRFVLLAALIGLYLVAGATVFSALESPGEAEARARWGATLRNFSAAHGVAEPELRAFLRHYEAALAAGVRADALRPRWDFPGAFYFVGTVVSTIGFGMTTPATVGGKAFLIAYGLFGCAGTILFFNLFLERIISLLAFIMRACRERQLRRSGLLPATFRRGSALSEADSLAGWKPSVYHVLLILGLFAVLLSCCASAMYTSVEGWDYVDSLYFCFVTFSTIGFGDLVSSQHAAYRNQGLYRLGNFLFILLGVCCIYSLFNVISILIKQVLNWMLRKLSCRCCARCCPAPGAPLARRNAITPGSRLRRRLAALGADPAARDSDAEGRRLSGELISMRDLTASNKVSLALLQKQLSETANGYPRSVCVNTRQNGFSGGVGALGIMNNRLAETSASR